In Rhizobium sp. CIAT894, the following are encoded in one genomic region:
- a CDS encoding amino acid deaminase has protein sequence MSAIEKLAAEIGTFNVSPGLRGIPVGDAPISSADIPDAHWRPAGGEMSLPLLTLDLQAYEANKKTMLGICSDFDCQIAPHAKTPMSPVLARDLVSAGAWGVSVADLRQAEVMLHHGLRRVLIANEIGGKSAVTRLARLLRNYSDAEIFMFVDSTDVVSALAGSWLGDDTLPPLNLLVEVGCGRGGVNSDTEARHLVRSIAALNSEHIRLAGIAAYEGTANRPDEKELLANLDDLFDRVSFALKAARETVGPERPLVLSMGGSSLFDYVLDRCRPIVDGDSNVTLLLRSGACFFSDHGPIRARLQAISSRGILGKAASDSIARAFMPVLRIWAEVLSTNGPHDAICGFGLRDVAHDQGLPVPVAVWRDGERVMTLGDVSVVSKLNDQHAFVHAPELGLSVGDVIEFGIKHPCTTIDKHDVIFGLDERGEVKVALRTFFG, from the coding sequence ACTGGCGTCCCGCCGGCGGCGAGATGAGCCTCCCGCTGCTGACGCTCGATCTGCAAGCCTACGAGGCAAACAAGAAGACAATGCTTGGCATCTGCAGCGACTTCGACTGCCAGATCGCTCCGCATGCCAAGACGCCGATGTCGCCTGTTCTCGCCCGAGATCTCGTATCTGCCGGCGCGTGGGGTGTATCCGTCGCGGACCTTCGCCAAGCTGAGGTGATGCTGCATCACGGACTCCGCCGGGTGCTGATCGCCAACGAAATTGGTGGTAAATCCGCCGTGACGCGGCTGGCACGACTGCTTCGAAACTATTCCGATGCAGAGATCTTCATGTTCGTTGACTCGACCGACGTGGTATCGGCCTTGGCCGGATCGTGGTTGGGCGACGACACGCTTCCGCCGCTAAACCTGCTGGTGGAGGTCGGCTGCGGCCGGGGTGGAGTAAACTCCGATACGGAAGCTCGGCATCTTGTCCGGTCGATCGCGGCCCTCAATTCGGAGCATATCCGATTGGCAGGAATTGCCGCGTATGAGGGAACGGCAAACCGTCCGGACGAGAAGGAGCTTCTAGCGAATCTCGACGACCTTTTCGATCGCGTCTCCTTTGCCTTGAAGGCAGCTCGGGAAACGGTCGGGCCGGAAAGGCCGCTGGTCTTGTCGATGGGGGGCTCCAGTCTTTTCGACTATGTACTCGATCGCTGTCGGCCGATCGTGGATGGCGATTCTAACGTCACACTCCTCTTGAGGAGCGGAGCGTGCTTCTTCAGCGATCACGGACCAATTCGTGCGCGATTACAGGCGATTTCTTCACGTGGAATACTGGGCAAAGCTGCAAGCGACAGCATCGCAAGAGCCTTCATGCCCGTGCTCAGGATTTGGGCCGAGGTCCTGTCAACGAATGGGCCTCATGATGCCATCTGCGGCTTCGGCCTTCGCGACGTCGCACATGATCAGGGTCTTCCGGTCCCCGTCGCGGTATGGCGCGATGGCGAACGGGTGATGACCCTAGGCGACGTATCGGTCGTCTCAAAGCTTAACGACCAACACGCATTCGTTCATGCCCCGGAACTCGGGCTGAGCGTCGGCGACGTCATCGAGTTCGGCATCAAGCATCCGTGCACGACGATCGATAAGCACGACGTGATCTTCGGTCTCGACGAGCGGGGTGAGGTGAAGGTCGCTTTGCGAACATTCTTCGGCTGA